TACGGTTTTGATACCGAATTGACCTTGAAGAAATGCTTAACTGATGTCAACAGGGAGTGTTACAGGTTGACGGTCCTCTGATGGAAGAGGAAGCATTGACAGGTTCTCATGAGTCCGTCAAAGCACACAGAGCACTTTACTTGATGTTTTGCAGAATCCTTTGAGCTTACCGAATGTGCCTCTGGCGGATAAGAACACGGGCATGGTGGATGCTCTTGGCAAGTCCAAGCTTGAAGACCTGTGTCTGCAGCCTCCTCTCCAAGAAATCCTCGACCTTCAGACCCAGGATGTAATCAAGCTTCATCTTACCCTCATCGAGCACACCGATCCTCACCAGACGCCTGAGCAAAGCGTTTCCTGGAatatcacacacaaaaaagccaCTTAAAActacaaacacaagcacacattcagAAATTTACACAGAGCAGGTATGTTGGCCTCATTGACGAGGAATTCGTGACACCAAGGTGAAGTctgacattttgtatttaaatcaTTGGCCAACACAAACCAGCTTCAACTTGTTTTACACACCTTCAAACAGACGCTTTGGGTCCTTCTCATCCAGAGTGAGCAGCTCTCTGGCAGCTTTACGGATTTTAGCAAGAGTGAACTTGACCCTCCACACCTCACGCTTGTTCCTCAGCCCATACTCGCCTTAAAAGAAGATGGTACAGAGTTAATAATCAGTTCAGCCCAGCAAAGGGAATGCCCTTTATTATACACAGGGATGGTggttattaaaattaaaacataccAATGAGTTTCAACTCCTGGTCGAGACGGGACTTTTCAAAGGGGCGGCGGGGGGTGACATATGTCTTACGACAAACCCAACTCCTGGCAACGGGCATGGTGGCTTATAAGTGCCTGCAAAACCAAGAAATTACCATGAAGAGAAGACAGTGTACCAGCATAGTACAGTATACCACATTATACTCACTTAAACCTTTTAACAAGCTGTCTGACTTTGAGATCTTATTTAAGCGAACTGTGTGTACAAAAGACAGTTTAAAAGCAGCAAGCTTATGCACTTTCTAATTAAAAGCATGTGCAAAAGTAATTCAAGAGACTAATtttataatattaaaattaaaaatctgaatgtgtcttcattttttttagtttatcaaATGAATCAGAATTCAGAGCAGCCAACAGTTATTGTGCATTTatgcaaacattatttttccattttaaacgCTTTCCAAGATGTTTACAGAATATAACAATTTACATAATTGTTATATTCTGTAATATATAGGTCCCTATAGTAGAAATAGCTACTATAGGGACCTATAGTAGCTATTTCAAACATGCTCCTACTCTATTGGTAAAATCTGCTAAACGATCGTTAAGTTTATGAAGACGCAGGTAATGTATAAGGACCGATTAGACTAGAAACACTGATAAAACAGGAATACTTAATTAAATGTAACAGAAACTACAATAAATCGCGTATAAACGCTTAACAGGCCGGCTACGTTAGCAGCCATGAGACTAGGCCGCAGCTACACCGCACCACGTTGTTTAATGTCACCAGATAGCTTCAGCTAagctaatgctgtttttttcatCTAAACAACCCGTTAGAAAAGTACACATAGGCCTTCAGGAGATACATTTGTAGGTTTAATGTAATTTCCTAATGGTGTTTTTCAGTGTGGAGTTCCGAAAgcaatgattatttttttgttggtaaGGATGAGGCGGGCGACCATACCTGTCTCGCTCAGGCTCGCGCAGTAAAGAGGAAGTTGAAGGAAGTTCGTAATAATTTATAGGGCCTGCATGCACACTACATATCCCATCATGCCTCTCAGCGTCCGAACGGAAGTGGGCCGCTGGGTTTGTCGCACTCTGTTGGTTAAAgcaaagagcagcagctgaacACATGGAAGGAGCAAGAAGAGGTTTGTGTACGTAAATCATGAACAGGCCTCATGTGTAACATACAGCTTCACAGTGTGTGAGAGGGGAAAGGTCTGCTTCTTTCACTGTGTGCAGATGTCTGAATGAGTGGTCACAGGTTTCCTCTTACAAAGTGAGAGTGAGGGAGGAAAGGTGGTAAACTCAGAGAGAAGGACATGGGTGACTATTTATATAACTCTGAAATGGGACCCTGagcatgtgtttctgtctgtcaggCTGCATGATCGACTGATGGACACACAGAAGCTCTCTGGCTTTCTCTTTCACTGCTTTAAATCCCATCTTTTCCGGGTGTTTTAGGGACTTCCCCTGTATTTTCTTGCTCGACTTACTTTGGGGGTGaagcaaaagttttttttttccttcttcttccccTCTCACCTTCTTGGATAGTTTGTTTCTTATAGTTGGgatttttcctcctttttgttttttgtttcctgcCTGATTGCCTGCTTTCCTGTGGGCACATCAACCCTTCCTTTCCCCCTGctctccttttccttttcctcccaTCTTCCTCCGTTCCTCGTCTCCTCGTGTGTGGTTTTTGGGCTATGCTCTCCTCACCCACTGTGATCCTCCAGCCTTATGGACTCCCTGTCTATCCACAGGCAACCACATGCTACCCCAGCATAGTTCAGGTAAACTTCTTAATTTATGCTGTGGCCAAACAATATCACATAAATGCTGAGATTTTTTTCACCAAGAGGACCTCTTTAAAGGCAGCTGTGGGGGAGCTGTAACTATAtgcaacaaaataataataatagcaataataatttttaatcttAATTTCACTTAatcattattataatttttgctAATCCAGAGTTGAGTTTGTTATATTTGCTCGCTTATTTGCCCAAATACTGAAATTAAGAAATATGAGCaaataattacacatttaaatCAACACCTTTCTATCATTTTGCCTAATAATTAAACTAACAAGTATTTTATTAGCAGATTAGCAATTCTTCTCATTAACAGACAAATCCTTGTGTTTTGTTAGAAATTGTTAGCCAATAGCCCAAACAACATATTTCCAGTGACCAGAAGAAGCAAGCAGGCCCCGAGTCACAGTTTAAATCTAATTTGGTTTAGTTGTTCATTGCCTAACATGCAATGGGAGCTGTGCAAATTGTGCTGATTGTGAAACATCTTATTTATTCAATAGTAAAGACACATTAGGGTTTATCTTTAGTCCACCGGCAAGTGTCCCTGACATGCCACTGATGCCGCAACTCATTTATTATCTCTCTACCTTGTCTCTGTGCTTCACACCAGCTGTATTTTTAGCTCTCCTCTCCTGAGCAGATAATCACAGGAGGAGGGTCTGTCACCTGTCTTGTGTCCTGCAGTCAACTGTGCTTAAGATAGGCGTGAAACCTGTCTGTTGTACATTTAAATGTCAAATGTTAAGCTCCCCCAGAGTAATCTTGACTTCAGTTTAATAAGATTTAGAGGGCTGTTTAAAGGAAACAGATGCAGAAAGAGATGTTGTTTGAAGGTGACTGGCACTGAAGAAAAGAGTCTGAAGCCTCAGCTAGAACATCCAGCAATTGTTCCCTCATATTTCCAATGTCTGGGGAAATTCCTTAATGACTGATGTGCAGCATCTGTTTTAACAGAGCATTTGGCAGACTGTAAAACTTCTCTCTCCTCGTTATCAGCAGTCTAACAAAAAGCCCAAGGTATCTTTTTATAGGAGGAGCCAGGATGTGCAGAATGaacagatggatagatggaaaaAG
This window of the Archocentrus centrarchus isolate MPI-CPG fArcCen1 chromosome 16, fArcCen1, whole genome shotgun sequence genome carries:
- the rps9 gene encoding small ribosomal subunit protein uS4; this translates as MPVARSWVCRKTYVTPRRPFEKSRLDQELKLIGEYGLRNKREVWRVKFTLAKIRKAARELLTLDEKDPKRLFEGNALLRRLVRIGVLDEGKMKLDYILGLKVEDFLERRLQTQVFKLGLAKSIHHARVLIRQRHIRVRKQVVNIPSFVVRLDSQKHIDFSLRSPYGGGRPGRVKRKNAKKGQGGAGGADDEEED